The following coding sequences are from one Plectropomus leopardus isolate mb chromosome 10, YSFRI_Pleo_2.0, whole genome shotgun sequence window:
- the zgc:101559 gene encoding ras-related protein Rab-33B-like produces the protein MAIENKPGDEFHTVFGQNDSLELSSQHDYETKQARIFKIIVIGDSNVGKTCLTYRFCGGTFLKNPEATIGVDFRERTLELDGESIKLQIWDTAGQERFRKSMVEHYYRSVHAVIFVYDVTSLSSFESIPEWIEECSRHCVGPLVPRIMVGNKCDLRDRRVVPTSAAQCLADSYNFPLFETSAKEPAEKEHVDAIFLTLAYRLKSHKPLRLKQPSESNLRQLWSQREQEAGICQC, from the exons ATGGCAATAGAAAACAAACCTGGGGACGAATTTCACACCGTTTTCGGTCAAAATGACTCCTTAGAGCTGTCCTCTCAACACGATTATGAGACTAAACAAGCTCGGATTTTTAAGATAATAGTGATAGGAGACTCAAATGTGGGGAAGACGTGTTTGACTTACAGATTCTGCGGGGGCACTTTCCTGAAAAACCCGGAGGCAACGATCGGGGTCGATTTCAGAGAGAGGACGCTGGAGCTCGATGGGGAGAGTATCAAG CTGCAGATCTGGGACACGGCAGGTCAGGAGCGTTTCCGGAAGAGCATGGTGGAGCACTACTACCGTAGCGTCCATGCCGTCATCTTCGTGTACGACGTGACCAGCCTCTCCTCCTTCGAGAGCATCCCCGAGTGGATCGAGGAGTGCAGCCGACACTGCGTGGGGCCCCTGGTGCCCCGCATCATGGTCGGCAACAAGTGCGACCTGAGGGACCGCCGGGTCGTCCCCACCTCGGCTGCGCAGTGTCTCGCTGACAGCTACAACTTCCCACTGTTTGAGACGTCGGCCAAGGAGCCTGCAGAGAAAGAACATGTCGACGCCATATTTCTGACTTTGGCTTATAGACTGAAGAGCCACAAACCGCTGAGACTGAAGCAGCCGAGCGAGAGCAACCTGAGGCAACTGTGGAGCCAGAGGGAGCAGGAAGCAGGAATATGTCAATGCTGA
- the kbtbd7 gene encoding kelch repeat and BTB domain-containing protein 7: MASALGCFSGPEVLEDVNHARSLMDELKLLYDCRLLGDVTIGVKCEEESLESCGGSPRGDIDQLFLCSRNVLAAASPYFKSMFTGGLNESMQQRVLIRGVDSESMSVIIDYCYTGRVTITESNVQRLYAAANMLQLDYIRKSCSSFMSRRLDLSNCVGILKFADTYDNPELKQTAQAFIAKNFTQVCNGGDLCELDLTQLKEVLSLDTLDVDCERKVCSAALQWIEANTPQKREDALQALKCVRWNLFTEKDKCYLEGLVARPLIEKYLASFFNRSAEDIPGTLDAPKHRIGVSAKEMILFFGLPYDNIMCCDPYSEDLYFMARPLDDISSQDYKRSTMESLIACATPENNLYLASHLSKHFWLYNPVLNRWQELAERPLGRIHSGMGYLNGHVYLLGGRNPVTDLKLKEVECYSIQRNQWTFVAPLPHSLGKMQVVSLNDHLYVVNKRRMLCYDPKRNRWRHCGSLRRDKLHKACVFQDQIICVCDIPVVKAYSPTRGEWKRLGDIPIDSRALNYQVIQHNNKLLLLTQTLLQHNKNRVLIHEYDQTRDTWKNIMAVYVSTLGPVCVSTRVYPACLFSAHSFTTEEDDDSGSSADWDFDGLTDADSDSGSSSSFSDENW; this comes from the coding sequence ATGGCCTCGGCGCTGGGTTGCTTCAGCGGTCCGGAGGTGTTGGAGGACGTGAATCACGCTCGGAGTTTGATGGACGAGTTGAAATTGCTGTACGACTGCCGGCTGCTCGGGGACGTTACCATCGGGGTTAAATGTGAGGAGGAGTCCTTGGAGAGCTGCGGGGGGTCGCCCAGAGGTGACATTGATCAACTTTTCTTGTGTAGCCGCAACGTCCTAGCAGCTGCGAGCCCGTACTTCAAAAGCATGTTCACCGGGGGGTTAAACGAGAGCATGCAGCAGCGAGTCCTGATCCGCGGGGTGGACTCTGAGTCCATGTCCGTCATCATAGACTACTGCTACACAGGCAGGGTGACCATCACGGAGAGCAACGTCCAGAGACTGTACGCTGCTGCCAATATGCTCCAGCTGGACTACATCAGAAAATCTTGCTCCAGCTTCATGTCAAGGAGGCTGGATCTCTCCAACTGCGTGGGCATACTGAAATTTGCAGACACTTACGATAACCCTGAGCTGAAGCAGACTGCACAAGCTTTCATCGCCAAAAACTTTACCCAAGTGTGTAATGGAGGGGATCTGTGTGAGCTGGATTTGACGCAGTTGAAGGAGGTGTTGTCTCTGGACACTTTGGATGTGGACTGTGAGAGGAAGGTGTGCTCGGCGGCTTTGCAGTGGATAGAGGCCAACACACCGCAGAAAAGAGAGGATGCACTGCAGGCTCTGAAGTGTGTGCGGTGGAACTTGTTCACTGAGAAGGACAAGTGCTACCTTGAGGGCCTCGTGGCGAGGCCTTTAATTGAGAAATAccttgcatctttttttaacaggtCTGCAGAGGACATACCAGGAACTCTGGATGCACCAAAACACAGAATAGGTGTAAGCGCGAAGGAGATGATTCTCTTCTTCGGTCTGCCCTACGACAACATAATGTGCTGCGACCCTTACTCCGAGGACTTGTACTTCATGGCTCGTCCGTTGGATGACATCAGCAGCCAGGATTACAAACGCTCCACTATGGAGTCTTTAATCGCCTGTGCCACACCTGAAAACAACTTGTACCTAGCATCTCACCTCTCTAAACACTTCTGGCTGTACAATCCGGTGCTCAACCGGTGGCAGGAGCTGGCGGAGAGACCTCTGGGGAGGATACACTCTGGGATGGGCTACCTCAACGGCCATGTTTATCTTCTAGGAGGAAGAAATCCAGTCACGGATCTGAAACTGAAGGAGGTGGAGTGTTACAGCATCCAGAGGAACCAGTGGACGTTTGTGGCTCCTCTGCCTCATTCGTTAGGTAAAATGCAAGTGGTGTCACTGAACGACCACCTCTACGTGGTGAACAAAAGGAGAATGCTTTGTTACGATCCCAAGAGGAACCGCTGGCGCCACTGTGGGTCACTGAGAAGAGACAAGCTTCACAAGGCATGCGTTTTTCAGGATCAGATCATCTGTGTGTGCGACATCCCCGTGGTGAAAGCCTACAGCCCCACCAGGGGGGAGTGGAAGAGGCTGGGCGACATTCCCATCGACAGCCGTGCCCTAAATTACCAGGTGATCCAGCACAACAACAAGCTGCTCCTCCTCACTCAGACTTtactgcagcacaacaaaaacagggtCCTCATCCACGAATACGACCAAACCAGGGACACGTGGAAGAACATCATGGCAGTGTACGTGTCCACGCTGGGGCCCGTGTGTGTTTCAACACGCGTGTACCCTGCGTGTCTGTTCTCCGCTCACAGCTTCACGACAGAGGAGGACGATGACAGCGGCTCCAGTGCCGACTGGGACTTTGATGGGTTGACGGACGCAGACTCGGACTCTGGCAGCTCGAGCTCGTTCTCAGATGAGAACTGGTAG